A genomic region of Micromonospora sp. NBRC 110009 contains the following coding sequences:
- a CDS encoding 6-phosphogluconolactonase codes for MTPLRIFPDADALGAALAAEILTGMTEAAREGRRYLLGCPGGRSLMSTYRAVAARLHEAPMDLAHVVIVMMDDYLDDAPGPARRVPVEARHSCERFGRRQIAEPWNRAVGSRPGVPADQVWLPDPLDPAGYDERIAAGGGVDLFLLATGASDGHVAFNPPGSDLADGTRVIPLADTTRRDNLATFPHFAALDEVPRRGVSVGPATIARLSRRVRLVATGPAKAASVARVLAAPGWQAEWPATLVHACRDAELWTDRAAAAELSP; via the coding sequence ATGACGCCACTGCGCATCTTCCCCGACGCCGACGCGCTCGGCGCCGCCCTCGCTGCCGAGATCCTCACCGGGATGACGGAGGCGGCCCGGGAGGGCCGCCGGTATCTGCTGGGCTGTCCCGGCGGACGCAGCCTGATGAGCACGTACCGGGCCGTGGCCGCCCGGCTGCACGAGGCGCCCATGGACCTGGCCCACGTCGTCATCGTGATGATGGACGACTACCTCGACGACGCGCCGGGGCCGGCGCGCCGGGTGCCGGTCGAGGCGCGGCACAGCTGCGAGCGCTTCGGGCGGCGGCAGATCGCCGAGCCCTGGAACCGGGCGGTCGGCAGCCGTCCGGGCGTTCCCGCCGACCAGGTGTGGCTGCCCGACCCGCTCGACCCCGCCGGCTACGACGAGCGCATCGCCGCGGGCGGCGGCGTCGACCTGTTCCTGCTGGCCACCGGCGCCTCCGACGGGCACGTCGCCTTCAACCCGCCGGGCTCGGACCTCGCCGACGGGACCCGGGTGATCCCGCTCGCCGACACCACCCGGCGCGACAACCTGGCCACGTTTCCGCACTTCGCGGCGCTGGACGAGGTACCGCGACGGGGGGTCAGCGTCGGGCCGGCGACGATCGCCCGGCTGTCGCGGCGGGTGCGGTTGGTGGCGACCGGGCCGGCGAAGGCCGCCAGCGTCGCGCGCGTGCTGGCCGCCCCCGGTTGGCAGGCGGAGTGGCCGGCGACCCTGGTGCACGCCTGCCGCGACGCCGAGCTGTGGACCGACCGGGCAGCCGCCGCGGAGCTCAGCCCGTAG
- a CDS encoding DeoR/GlpR family DNA-binding transcription regulator gives MTVRQRTSDRELRYTSAPQRREEILRRMRGTGYVSAPELSVELAVSERTVRRDLQKLAEQGLVDLVYGGALAPTGVAPGSPFLTRVQAQYAQKRAIANQALQLVEPGATIGIDAGTTTLEMARLLPPGSDVTVVTHSLPAMGAVGERDDLTLIGLGGLLHPSTQTFTGPDTITTISRLRVHTFFLAASGLGPDGAYCSSPLDAEAKRAFIGIAERVVLLTDSSKLRQIAPVPICDYGRLDALITDDAITDADRTRLASRTRLLIAAG, from the coding sequence GTGACAGTCCGACAGCGCACCAGCGATCGGGAGCTGCGTTACACGTCCGCGCCGCAGCGCCGGGAGGAGATCCTGCGCCGGATGCGCGGCACCGGCTACGTGTCGGCACCCGAGCTCAGCGTCGAGCTGGCGGTGTCCGAGCGCACCGTCCGGCGTGACCTGCAGAAACTCGCCGAGCAGGGGCTCGTCGACCTCGTCTACGGCGGAGCGCTCGCACCGACCGGCGTCGCCCCCGGCTCCCCCTTCCTCACCCGCGTGCAGGCGCAGTACGCGCAGAAGCGGGCAATCGCCAACCAGGCGCTCCAGCTCGTCGAGCCCGGCGCGACCATCGGCATCGACGCCGGCACCACCACCCTGGAGATGGCACGGCTGCTGCCGCCCGGAAGCGATGTCACCGTGGTGACCCACTCGCTCCCCGCCATGGGGGCAGTCGGCGAGCGGGACGACCTGACCCTCATCGGGCTGGGGGGCCTGCTCCATCCATCCACCCAGACGTTCACCGGACCGGACACCATCACCACGATCAGCCGGCTCCGGGTCCACACGTTCTTCCTCGCCGCGAGCGGCCTGGGCCCCGACGGGGCGTACTGCAGCAGCCCGCTCGACGCCGAGGCGAAGCGGGCATTCATCGGGATCGCCGAACGGGTCGTGCTGCTGACGGACTCGTCAAAGCTGCGCCAGATCGCGCCGGTCCCGATCTGCGACTACGGCCGGCTCGACGCGCTCATCACCGATGACGCCATCACCGACGCCGACCGGACGCGGCTGGCATCCCGCACCCGGCTGCTCATCGCGGCGGGCTAG
- a CDS encoding FGGY-family carbohydrate kinase yields MTAGQPLLAGLDVGTTHTKAGVFRADGTPVAQRKAGTPSDVEALRDTALRLLAECVAAAGTAPVALGVASMAETGSFVAADGTPVGELLHWRDRRAHRQADELRDAVGRAAFFAATGLHPSAKLPLARWIWLRRHEPELLRRASCWANAADLVVAALTGAVATSPTLAARTGVFDITAMAYSPELLDLAGLRPDQMPPAAADRVAGRVTASAAARSGLPAGTPVVVAGHDHLAAAWAAGVRAVGQVADSMGTAEAVVTPVAAPPPAPAQPTGTSVGPFVDGRSYCLISGLSSSGGLVEWLLDRFAPGTEPDRHRWFSDLVGPPGRPPTGITVQPYLQGRASPEPDPHRTLSFHGIRPEHSLADLGRAVLEGLCLQVRWMLESQATISGRQPDTVTVFGGPTANPTWMWIKAQVTPVPVVVLPGQQSAALGAAQLAGRAIGVADTPPTGRPLPRVPVSAPEWETAYRSQFLPLVRANAPDSKEEA; encoded by the coding sequence ATGACGGCGGGGCAGCCGCTGCTGGCGGGCCTGGACGTGGGCACCACGCACACCAAGGCCGGCGTGTTCCGGGCGGACGGCACCCCGGTGGCGCAGCGCAAGGCCGGCACCCCGTCCGACGTCGAGGCGCTCCGGGACACCGCGCTGCGGCTGCTCGCCGAATGCGTGGCCGCCGCCGGCACCGCGCCGGTCGCCCTGGGCGTCGCCAGCATGGCCGAGACCGGCAGCTTCGTGGCCGCCGACGGCACCCCGGTCGGCGAGCTGCTGCACTGGCGGGACCGCCGGGCCCACCGGCAGGCCGACGAGCTGCGCGACGCCGTCGGGCGGGCGGCCTTCTTCGCCGCCACCGGCCTGCATCCCAGCGCGAAGCTGCCCCTGGCCCGGTGGATCTGGCTGCGGCGGCATGAACCGGAACTGCTGCGCCGCGCGTCCTGCTGGGCGAACGCGGCGGATCTGGTGGTGGCCGCCCTCACCGGGGCCGTCGCCACCAGCCCGACCCTGGCCGCCCGCACCGGCGTCTTCGACATCACCGCGATGGCCTACTCGCCGGAACTGCTCGACCTGGCGGGGTTGCGGCCCGACCAGATGCCCCCGGCCGCCGCCGACCGGGTCGCCGGACGGGTCACCGCCTCGGCCGCGGCCCGCTCCGGCCTGCCGGCCGGGACGCCGGTCGTCGTCGCCGGCCACGACCATCTCGCCGCGGCCTGGGCCGCCGGGGTGCGCGCCGTTGGCCAGGTCGCCGACTCCATGGGTACGGCCGAGGCCGTCGTCACCCCGGTCGCCGCGCCGCCGCCGGCGCCCGCGCAGCCCACCGGCACCTCGGTCGGCCCCTTCGTGGACGGCCGCTCGTACTGCCTCATCAGCGGCCTGTCCAGCAGCGGTGGGCTGGTCGAGTGGCTGCTCGACCGGTTCGCGCCCGGGACGGAGCCGGACCGGCACCGGTGGTTCAGCGACCTCGTCGGCCCGCCGGGCCGCCCGCCCACCGGCATCACCGTCCAGCCGTACCTGCAGGGGCGGGCCAGCCCCGAGCCGGATCCGCACCGGACCCTGTCCTTCCACGGCATCCGACCCGAGCACAGCCTCGCCGACCTCGGCCGCGCCGTCCTCGAAGGACTGTGCCTGCAGGTCCGCTGGATGCTCGAGAGCCAGGCGACGATCAGCGGACGCCAGCCCGACACCGTCACGGTCTTCGGCGGCCCGACCGCCAACCCCACCTGGATGTGGATCAAAGCCCAGGTGACCCCGGTGCCCGTCGTGGTGCTGCCCGGGCAGCAGTCCGCGGCGCTCGGCGCGGCCCAGCTCGCCGGGCGGGCGATCGGCGTCGCGGACACCCCGCCGACGGGACGACCGCTGCCCCGGGTGCCGGTTTCCGCGCCGGAGTGGGAGACGGCGTACCGATCGCAATTCCTCCCCCTGGTACGCGCGAACGCCCCCGACAGTAAGGAAGAAGCGTGA
- a CDS encoding four-carbon acid sugar kinase family protein — MQDLAAWRAEIAADQRAKVIIDDDPTGTQAVSDVDVILRPDRATFDEFLASAQPAVFVLSNSRAFAERPAVELVGGIARAVDAAARDAGRSATLILRGDSTLRGHVVAEVEAVAPHTPVLFVPAFLDGGRFTRDGIHYLRTATGAVPVADTEFARDPVFGYRSGTLADWVREVSGGRRHAVPVPLARLRAHGPDAVADALLGAGPDAFVIPDCVREADLLAIAAGLVRAQNRGARVVVRCAASLAAALAGLSTRPLDRIPLPPPGRVLVACGSFTAASTRQLRALGGLWDRRVEIPASAQRGDDALLAGAVRERLQQDGHALLASDRAPSHDRIAAAPELLMDTLVATVRRLAAEVDLVVAKGGITSARLATDALGASGAWVRGQIRPGVPVRRLRTPQGAPSYVVVPGNVGTDSTLRDILDRITTDPDPRRSLLDQGAGR; from the coding sequence GTGCAGGATCTCGCTGCCTGGCGAGCCGAGATCGCCGCCGACCAGCGAGCGAAGGTGATCATCGACGACGACCCGACCGGAACCCAGGCGGTCAGCGACGTGGACGTCATCCTGCGACCCGACCGGGCCACCTTCGACGAGTTCCTCGCCTCGGCGCAGCCGGCGGTCTTCGTGCTCTCCAACAGCCGGGCGTTCGCCGAGCGGCCGGCCGTCGAACTGGTCGGCGGCATCGCCCGCGCGGTCGACGCGGCGGCCCGGGACGCCGGCCGGTCCGCGACCCTGATCCTGCGCGGGGACTCGACGCTGCGCGGCCACGTGGTCGCCGAGGTCGAGGCCGTCGCGCCGCACACGCCGGTGCTCTTCGTGCCCGCCTTCCTCGACGGCGGACGCTTCACCCGCGACGGCATCCACTACCTCCGGACCGCCACCGGGGCGGTTCCGGTCGCGGACACGGAATTCGCCCGCGACCCCGTCTTCGGCTACCGCAGCGGCACCCTTGCGGACTGGGTGCGGGAGGTCAGCGGCGGCCGCCGACACGCGGTGCCGGTGCCGTTGGCGCGGCTACGCGCGCACGGGCCGGACGCGGTCGCCGACGCGCTGCTCGGCGCCGGGCCGGACGCCTTCGTCATCCCCGACTGCGTCCGCGAAGCCGACCTCCTGGCCATCGCGGCGGGCCTCGTCAGAGCCCAGAACCGCGGCGCGCGGGTGGTGGTGCGCTGCGCCGCCTCGTTGGCCGCCGCCCTGGCCGGCCTCTCCACCCGACCGCTCGACCGCATCCCGCTGCCGCCGCCCGGCCGCGTCCTGGTCGCCTGCGGCTCCTTCACCGCTGCCAGTACCCGCCAGTTGCGGGCCCTGGGTGGGCTGTGGGACCGACGCGTGGAGATACCAGCCAGCGCCCAGCGCGGCGACGACGCGCTGCTGGCCGGCGCCGTACGCGAGCGACTCCAGCAGGACGGCCACGCGCTGCTGGCGAGCGACCGGGCGCCGAGTCACGACCGGATCGCCGCCGCGCCGGAGCTGCTCATGGACACCCTCGTGGCGACCGTTCGGCGTCTCGCCGCCGAGGTGGACCTGGTCGTGGCGAAGGGTGGCATCACCTCGGCGCGGCTGGCCACCGACGCGCTCGGCGCGAGCGGCGCGTGGGTCCGGGGGCAGATCCGGCCCGGCGTGCCGGTGCGGCGCCTGCGCACGCCGCAGGGCGCCCCGTCCTACGTGGTCGTACCCGGGAACGTCGGCACCGACAGCACCCTGCGGGACATCCTCGACCGGATCACCACCGACCCCGACCCGCGGCGGTCGTTGCTCGATCAGGGCGCCGGCCGATGA
- a CDS encoding aspartate/glutamate racemase family protein, which yields MTALPAVFADLLPGEVGPVDAVNIVDETLLRDTIAHGMLARTRRRVAAYARFAEESGAVAVLVTCSSIGEAAEQARAEVSIPIYRVDEPMAVRAVTVGGRIGVLATLTATLQPTRDLLRRTAAERGAPCEIRESVCPGAFDALRHGDPGRHDEIVAAEVRRLAGEVDVLVLAQASMARVVDRLPAEQVPAPVLTSPRSGVRQLGPFATG from the coding sequence GTGACGGCCCTTCCCGCCGTCTTCGCCGACCTGCTCCCCGGCGAGGTGGGCCCGGTGGACGCGGTCAACATCGTGGACGAGACGCTGCTGCGGGACACCATCGCGCACGGCATGCTGGCGCGCACCCGCCGGCGGGTGGCCGCCTACGCGAGGTTCGCGGAGGAATCCGGGGCGGTCGCCGTCCTGGTCACCTGCTCGTCCATCGGCGAGGCGGCCGAACAGGCCCGCGCCGAGGTGAGCATCCCGATCTACCGGGTCGACGAACCGATGGCCGTCCGGGCCGTCACCGTCGGCGGCCGGATCGGCGTGCTGGCGACGCTCACCGCCACCCTGCAGCCCACCCGCGACCTGTTGCGGCGCACGGCCGCCGAGCGCGGTGCGCCGTGCGAGATCCGCGAGTCGGTCTGCCCCGGCGCGTTCGACGCGCTGCGCCACGGCGATCCCGGCCGGCACGACGAGATCGTCGCCGCCGAGGTGCGCCGCCTCGCCGGCGAGGTCGACGTGCTGGTCCTGGCCCAGGCCAGCATGGCGCGGGTGGTCGACCGGCTGCCCGCCGAGCAGGTACCGGCGCCGGTGCTCACCTCACCCCGCTCCGGCGTGCGGCAGCTGGGCCCCTTCGCTACGGGCTGA
- a CDS encoding low temperature requirement protein A, producing MTGSERESGRRARFFRQLELRTGGSGVNRLELFLDLVFVYAFLSVTDLMAENFGIEGLLQGVAVILLLWRAWTSYTVVGNVVRVRWGIIRPIMFGVAATILLVGIATPVAFTDRPGALFGPLVFVTAFLLARLTALLTLTYAGWGTKIIRSLATGVWLPLCASAALLLCGALLPRHLPAGVNGGAVRLAFYFAAAVVDFIGVRAIGAGALRIASVPHWTERHRLIVLIALGETIISIGTSRGLSGGPPITWAVILGSALSLLVVAVLWWRYFDIAGLAAEQALEQGPAGSRSMLGRDAYSLLHAPMIVGLVLLALGLRRALSAVEPAAAPRWDRLSVLVLYGGALLYLLGLVALERRTIGLLGRSPLLGIALVIALLPVAVELPAVAVVGLLAAVLVSMVLVDLTVFRRRHRALHEMVASVAARTAGSGVTPKELFLDLVVVYAFIQVSVLMARHPSVVGVTQGLAVLSLLWAAWCLSAQLGNALRSESIVARLTVLLIVALTLTIGIAIPQAFERVPGGLPGPLIVVLCYLVLRVLHLAAFRRVAAAAPPAPLWRVSVSTLVSLLLLLLAALAASRPHGPGAGRVEVALWVAAIVIDFSGGYLMGPRFWLTGSAKHWTDRYELIILIALGEAILSTGVALFGRPISWSVILAIAVSMILLSSLWWAYFDTDALVGHRAVQAATGRPRGALARDAYTYLHLPMIAGLMLLAFGLHELLGLISDPAGPHAPLGHPAVFTGVILYLVATQAFWWRVRHQIRWVRTLGILLIAVLAPTTLRLPPLWVLIVLAAATAAVLVIDSRRAVDLRRRLREPSPSAILADARPAEPLR from the coding sequence GTGACCGGCAGCGAGCGGGAGTCGGGGCGGCGCGCCCGATTCTTCCGGCAGCTCGAGCTCAGGACGGGGGGCTCCGGGGTAAACCGGCTGGAACTGTTCCTCGATCTGGTGTTCGTGTACGCGTTCCTGAGCGTCACGGACCTGATGGCGGAGAACTTCGGGATCGAAGGCCTGCTGCAGGGTGTGGCGGTGATCCTCCTGCTGTGGCGGGCCTGGACCTCGTACACCGTGGTGGGCAACGTCGTCCGGGTACGTTGGGGAATCATCCGGCCGATCATGTTCGGCGTGGCCGCGACCATCCTGCTGGTCGGTATCGCCACACCGGTGGCCTTCACCGATCGGCCCGGCGCTCTGTTCGGGCCGCTGGTCTTCGTGACCGCCTTCCTGCTGGCCCGGCTGACGGCGCTGCTGACCCTGACCTATGCCGGGTGGGGCACGAAGATCATCCGGAGTCTGGCAACGGGCGTCTGGCTGCCGTTGTGCGCCAGTGCGGCGCTACTCCTGTGCGGCGCCCTGCTGCCGCGTCACTTGCCTGCGGGGGTGAACGGTGGCGCCGTCCGGCTGGCCTTCTACTTCGCCGCCGCGGTGGTCGACTTCATCGGCGTCCGGGCGATCGGGGCGGGCGCCCTGCGGATCGCGTCGGTGCCGCACTGGACCGAACGGCACCGGCTGATCGTGCTCATCGCGCTGGGCGAGACGATCATCTCGATCGGCACCAGCCGGGGCCTGAGCGGTGGCCCGCCGATCACCTGGGCGGTCATCCTCGGCTCGGCGCTGAGCCTCCTCGTCGTGGCGGTGCTGTGGTGGCGCTACTTCGACATCGCCGGGCTCGCCGCCGAACAGGCGCTGGAGCAGGGACCGGCCGGCAGCAGATCGATGCTGGGCCGGGACGCGTACAGCCTGCTGCACGCACCGATGATCGTCGGCCTGGTCCTGCTCGCACTCGGGCTCAGGCGCGCGTTGAGCGCGGTCGAGCCCGCGGCCGCGCCCCGGTGGGACCGGCTGAGCGTGCTGGTCCTCTACGGCGGTGCTCTCCTCTACCTGCTCGGCCTCGTGGCCCTCGAGCGCCGCACCATCGGCCTGCTGGGCCGCAGCCCGCTGCTGGGAATCGCCCTGGTCATCGCCCTGCTGCCCGTCGCGGTCGAGCTGCCGGCGGTGGCCGTGGTGGGACTCCTCGCCGCCGTGCTGGTCAGTATGGTGCTGGTTGACCTCACCGTGTTCCGCCGGCGCCACCGCGCGCTGCACGAGATGGTCGCGTCGGTCGCCGCGCGCACCGCCGGCAGCGGTGTCACACCGAAGGAACTCTTCCTCGACCTGGTGGTCGTCTACGCGTTCATCCAGGTCAGCGTTCTGATGGCCCGGCACCCCTCCGTGGTCGGAGTCACCCAGGGGCTGGCGGTGCTCAGCCTGCTGTGGGCGGCCTGGTGTCTGTCCGCGCAGCTCGGCAACGCGCTGCGCAGCGAGTCCATCGTCGCCCGGCTGACCGTCCTGCTGATCGTGGCGCTGACCCTGACGATCGGCATCGCCATCCCGCAGGCCTTTGAGCGGGTGCCGGGCGGTCTGCCCGGGCCCCTGATCGTGGTGCTCTGCTATCTCGTCCTCCGGGTGCTGCACCTGGCCGCGTTCCGCCGGGTCGCTGCCGCAGCGCCGCCCGCGCCACTGTGGCGGGTCAGCGTCTCGACCCTGGTGTCGCTGCTGCTCCTGCTGCTCGCTGCCCTGGCTGCCTCGCGACCACACGGCCCGGGGGCGGGCCGGGTCGAGGTTGCCCTCTGGGTCGCGGCGATCGTCATCGACTTCTCCGGCGGCTACCTCATGGGGCCACGGTTCTGGCTGACAGGTTCCGCGAAGCACTGGACGGACCGGTACGAGCTGATCATCCTCATCGCCTTGGGCGAAGCGATCCTGTCGACCGGCGTGGCGCTGTTCGGGCGCCCCATCTCCTGGTCGGTCATCCTCGCCATCGCGGTCAGCATGATCCTCTTGTCCAGCCTCTGGTGGGCGTACTTCGACACCGATGCCCTCGTCGGGCACCGGGCCGTGCAGGCGGCGACCGGCAGACCGCGTGGAGCGTTGGCCCGCGACGCCTACACCTACCTGCACCTGCCCATGATCGCCGGCCTGATGCTGCTCGCCTTCGGCCTGCACGAACTCCTCGGCCTGATCAGTGACCCGGCAGGTCCGCACGCACCGCTCGGGCACCCGGCCGTCTTCACCGGAGTCATCCTCTATCTCGTCGCGACCCAGGCATTCTGGTGGCGGGTTCGGCATCAGATCCGCTGGGTCCGGACGCTGGGGATCCTGCTCATCGCGGTCCTCGCGCCGACCACCCTGCGCCTACCCCCGCTCTGGGTGCTGATCGTGCTCGCCGCGGCCACCGCCGCCGTCCTGGTGATCGACTCCCGGCGCGCCGTCGACCTGCGTCGACGGCTGCGCGAACCGTCACCGTCGGCCATCCTGGCCGATGCGCGTCCGGCCGAACCCCTCCGGTGA
- a CDS encoding class I mannose-6-phosphate isomerase produces MRPLRLAANTPRSFYRGTGRIHRFRGLPVPDDAFHPEDWVASTTARYRSAPAGLTVLDEGRTLAEEMAAEPERWLGREHVARYGPDPGILVKLLDAGERLPLHVHPDRRFARRHLASPYGKTEAWVIVDAVPDAVVHLGFARDVEPDELTGWVRTEQVAPMLAATNRVRVRRGDAVLVPAGLPHAIGPGIFLVEVQEPTDFSVLLERQGFAVSESSAYLGLGRDAALACVDRGAWTDGRLADLSRARRAARQVRQGVERLFPEQADEFFAAERLRPAPVSDLDQGFSVVVMVSGHGSLRYAEGTLPVTAGDTIVVPFGAGRGELRGDLEAIRCRPAPAA; encoded by the coding sequence ATGCGACCCCTGCGCCTTGCCGCGAACACGCCGCGCTCCTTCTATCGCGGCACCGGGCGCATTCATCGCTTCCGGGGGCTGCCCGTGCCGGACGACGCCTTCCATCCCGAGGACTGGGTGGCCTCGACCACGGCCCGTTACCGGTCCGCGCCCGCCGGCCTGACCGTGCTCGACGAGGGGCGCACGCTGGCCGAGGAGATGGCGGCGGAGCCCGAACGCTGGCTGGGCCGCGAGCATGTGGCCCGGTACGGGCCGGACCCGGGGATCCTGGTCAAGCTGCTGGACGCCGGCGAGCGGCTGCCGCTGCACGTGCATCCGGACCGGCGATTCGCCCGCCGTCACCTGGCCTCGCCCTACGGCAAGACGGAGGCGTGGGTGATCGTGGACGCGGTGCCGGACGCCGTCGTGCATCTCGGCTTCGCCCGCGACGTCGAGCCGGACGAGCTGACCGGCTGGGTCAGGACCGAGCAGGTCGCCCCGATGCTCGCGGCGACGAATCGGGTACGGGTGCGGCGCGGTGACGCCGTCCTGGTGCCGGCCGGTCTGCCGCACGCCATCGGGCCGGGGATCTTCCTGGTCGAGGTGCAGGAGCCCACCGATTTCTCGGTGCTCCTGGAGCGTCAGGGGTTCGCGGTGTCGGAATCGTCCGCTTACCTCGGCCTCGGCAGGGATGCGGCGTTGGCCTGTGTGGACCGGGGCGCGTGGACGGACGGGCGCCTGGCCGACCTGAGCCGCGCTCGGCGGGCGGCGCGCCAGGTCCGGCAGGGCGTGGAGCGGCTGTTCCCGGAGCAGGCCGACGAGTTCTTCGCCGCGGAGCGGCTGCGACCCGCTCCGGTCAGCGACCTCGACCAGGGGTTCTCGGTCGTCGTGATGGTGTCCGGGCACGGCTCGCTGCGGTACGCCGAGGGGACGTTGCCGGTCACGGCGGGGGACACGATCGTGGTGCCGTTCGGGGCAGGCCGCGGCGAGCTGCGCGGCGACCTGGAGGCGATCCGCTGTCGTCCCGCTCCGGCTGCCTAG
- a CDS encoding 6-phospho-beta-glucosidase, giving the protein MKLTIIGGGSTYTPEIVDGLVRRRHQLDVSELALHDVSADRLAVLAGMSRRMLAAGAHPAVVSTHTDIASAADGADVVLVQLRVGGQAARLRDETLPLRCDCLGQETTGAGGLAKALRTVPVMLQVAKEVRAVNPTAWLIDFTNPVGIVTRALLEAGHDRVVGLCSAAVVFQQHFARLLDVAPERITLDHVGLNHLTWERRVLLDGTDVLPRLLAEHGDPVARATGLPTELVRRLGTVPSYYLHYYYAHDEVVAEQQARGVRAQEVMEIERQLLAQYADERVTGKPELLSRRGGAYYSQAALDLMASLRRGDGRVHVLNVRNGSALPFLPPDAVIEVPATITAADATAQPVEPVEPLIAGLVAHVTAYEQLALEAAVHGGRERVFRALLAHPLVGQHAVADRLADLLIAANREHLPWAR; this is encoded by the coding sequence GTGAAACTGACGATCATCGGCGGCGGGTCGACCTACACCCCCGAGATCGTGGACGGGCTGGTGCGCCGGCGCCACCAGCTCGACGTCTCCGAGCTCGCCCTGCACGACGTGTCGGCCGACCGCCTGGCCGTGCTCGCCGGGATGAGCCGGCGGATGCTCGCCGCCGGCGCTCACCCGGCGGTGGTCAGCACGCACACCGACATCGCGTCCGCCGCAGACGGCGCGGACGTCGTGCTGGTGCAGTTGCGCGTCGGTGGGCAGGCCGCGCGGCTGCGGGACGAGACGCTGCCGCTGCGGTGCGACTGCCTGGGACAGGAGACCACCGGCGCCGGCGGGCTGGCCAAGGCGCTGCGCACCGTGCCGGTGATGCTTCAGGTCGCCAAGGAGGTACGGGCGGTCAACCCCACCGCCTGGCTGATCGACTTCACCAATCCGGTCGGCATCGTCACCCGGGCCCTGCTCGAGGCGGGACACGACCGGGTGGTGGGGCTGTGCAGCGCCGCGGTCGTCTTCCAGCAGCACTTCGCCAGGCTGCTCGACGTCGCCCCGGAGCGCATCACGCTCGACCACGTCGGACTCAACCACCTGACCTGGGAGCGTCGGGTCCTGCTCGACGGGACCGACGTGCTGCCGCGGCTGCTCGCCGAGCACGGCGATCCGGTGGCCCGCGCCACCGGGCTGCCCACCGAGCTGGTGCGGCGCCTGGGCACCGTGCCCTCCTACTACCTGCACTACTACTACGCCCACGACGAGGTGGTCGCCGAGCAGCAGGCGCGCGGCGTCCGGGCCCAGGAGGTCATGGAGATCGAGCGCCAACTCCTGGCCCAGTACGCCGACGAGCGGGTGACCGGCAAGCCGGAGCTGCTCAGCCGGCGCGGCGGCGCCTACTACTCGCAGGCGGCGCTGGACCTGATGGCGTCGCTGCGCCGAGGCGACGGCCGGGTACACGTGCTCAACGTCCGCAACGGCTCGGCGCTGCCGTTCCTGCCGCCGGACGCGGTCATCGAGGTGCCGGCCACCATCACCGCGGCGGACGCCACCGCCCAGCCGGTCGAGCCGGTCGAGCCGCTGATCGCCGGCCTCGTCGCGCACGTCACCGCGTACGAGCAGCTGGCGCTGGAGGCCGCGGTGCACGGCGGTCGCGAACGGGTGTTCCGCGCCCTGCTGGCGCACCCGCTCGTCGGCCAGCACGCCGTCGCCGACCGGCTGGCCGACCTGCTGATCGCCGCGAACCGCGAGCACCTGCCCTGGGCCCGGTGA
- a CDS encoding hydroxypyruvate isomerase family protein: MHPVVNLGLLFTELPWRRRFAAAADAGFDRVEFPWPPLPPDEVAGLVRAAGVQVALVNMDAGDLAAGERGYSNDPRLSPRWRDQLRRAVDLARDIGCPLVNVLAGRRLPDVDEWDQRRCLTDNLRWAADLAAAAGLTLVVEPINDRDIPGYLLPRVPDVIALLDQVGRPAVKLQLDAYHVAAMGDDVAKTVAAAAGALGHVQIADFPGRHEPGSGALDVEALLAALDVAGYDGGLALEYEPTGPSAASLRAVAARHPRLGPVR; encoded by the coding sequence ATGCACCCGGTCGTCAATCTGGGCCTGCTGTTCACCGAGCTGCCGTGGCGGCGGCGCTTCGCCGCCGCAGCCGACGCGGGCTTCGACCGGGTGGAGTTCCCGTGGCCCCCGCTGCCGCCGGACGAGGTGGCCGGGCTGGTGCGGGCGGCGGGCGTACAGGTCGCGCTGGTGAACATGGATGCCGGTGACCTGGCCGCCGGCGAGCGCGGCTACAGCAACGATCCCCGACTGAGCCCCCGCTGGCGCGACCAGCTGCGCCGAGCGGTGGACCTGGCCCGGGACATCGGCTGCCCGCTGGTCAACGTGCTCGCCGGGCGGCGGCTGCCCGACGTGGACGAGTGGGACCAGCGGCGCTGCCTGACGGACAACCTGCGTTGGGCGGCGGATCTGGCCGCGGCTGCCGGGCTGACCCTGGTCGTCGAGCCGATCAACGACCGCGACATCCCCGGCTACCTCCTGCCCCGCGTCCCGGACGTGATCGCCCTGCTCGACCAGGTGGGCCGGCCCGCCGTCAAACTGCAGCTGGACGCCTACCACGTCGCCGCGATGGGCGACGACGTGGCGAAGACGGTCGCGGCGGCGGCCGGAGCCCTGGGGCACGTACAGATCGCGGACTTCCCCGGCCGGCACGAGCCGGGCAGCGGCGCTCTGGACGTCGAGGCGCTGCTCGCGGCGCTGGACGTCGCCGGATACGACGGCGGGCTCGCGCTGGAGTACGAGCCCACCGGGCCGTCGGCGGCGAGCCTGCGCGCCGTCGCGGCGCGCCACCCCCGCCTGGGGCCGGTCCGATGA